The following are encoded together in the Janthinobacterium sp. Marseille genome:
- the uvrA gene encoding excinuclease ABC subunit UvrA, whose protein sequence is MDEIRIRGARTHNLKNINLDLPRNKLIVITGLSGSGKSSLAFDTLYAEGQRRYVESLSAYARQFLQLMEKPDVDLIEGLSPAISIEQKATSHNPRSTVGTVTEIHDYLRLLYARVGTPYCPDHPENPLAAQSVSQMVDAVLAMPEDTKLMIMAPVVANRKGEHVDLFEQMQAQGFVRFRVQSGTNNAHIYDVDALPKLKKAEKHTIDVVIDRIKVKADIKQRLAESFETALRLAEGRALVLEMDSGVEHLYSNKFACPVCGYSLQELEPRLFSFNNPMGACPECDGLGHIEFFDPKRIVAFPNLSLASGAVKGWDRRNQFYFQMLSNLAEYYDFDIDMPFEKLPEAAQQAVLFGSGKQNIPFTYVNEKGRTVIREHTFEGVVNNLQRRYRETDSMAVKEELAKFINEKECPSCQGARLRVEARNVMVGNGKQKRAIFEVAATPLRQTLEFFETLVLTGAKKEIADRIIKEIVSRLKFLNNVGLDYLSLERSADTLSGGEAQRIRLASQIGSGLTGVMYVLDEPSIGLHQRDNDRLIETLKHLRDIGNSVLVVEHDEDAIRCADYVVDMGIGAGVHGGEVIAEGTLKDILKSKKSLTAQYLNGTLGIAVPKKRTPPNPKKQFVITGATGNNLKNVTLELPVGLLTCVTGVSGSGKSTLVNDTLYHAASRHLYGSQAEPAPHDSISGFEHFDKVISVDQAPIGRTPRSNPATYTGLFTPIRDLFATVPTSKERGYSAGRFSFNVKGGRCEACQGDGVIKVEMHFLPDVYVPCDVCHGNRYNRETLEIQYKGKNITEVLGMTVEEAHVFFKPVPVIARKLQTLLDVGLGYIRLGQSATTLSGGEAQRVKLSLELSKRDTGRTLYILDEPTTGLHFHDIDLLLKVIHRLRDQGNTVVIIEHNLDVIKTADWLVDMGPEGGAGGGQVIGAGTPEDLAKNPASFTGKYLAPLLKQKKSAA, encoded by the coding sequence ATGGACGAGATTCGTATCCGAGGTGCGCGTACGCACAACCTCAAGAACATCAATCTGGATTTGCCACGCAATAAGCTGATCGTGATCACCGGCCTGTCCGGCTCCGGCAAGTCGTCGCTCGCCTTCGATACGCTGTATGCAGAAGGCCAGCGTCGTTACGTCGAATCGCTGTCGGCTTACGCACGCCAGTTTTTACAGCTGATGGAGAAGCCGGACGTCGACCTGATCGAAGGCTTGTCGCCCGCCATCTCGATCGAGCAAAAAGCGACTTCGCATAATCCGCGTTCCACCGTCGGCACCGTCACCGAAATCCATGATTACCTGCGCCTGCTGTATGCCCGCGTAGGTACACCCTATTGCCCCGACCATCCGGAGAATCCGCTGGCTGCGCAATCAGTATCGCAAATGGTCGATGCCGTGCTGGCCATGCCGGAAGATACCAAGCTGATGATCATGGCGCCGGTGGTAGCGAACCGCAAAGGCGAACACGTCGATCTGTTCGAACAGATGCAGGCGCAAGGCTTCGTGCGTTTCCGCGTGCAGAGCGGCACCAATAATGCGCACATCTATGATGTCGACGCTTTGCCGAAACTGAAGAAAGCGGAAAAACACACGATTGACGTCGTGATTGACCGCATCAAGGTAAAAGCCGATATCAAGCAACGCCTCGCAGAAAGCTTTGAAACGGCGCTGCGCCTGGCCGAAGGCCGTGCGCTGGTATTGGAAATGGATAGCGGCGTCGAACATTTGTATTCGAACAAATTCGCCTGCCCGGTTTGCGGCTATTCGCTGCAGGAACTGGAACCGCGCCTGTTCTCTTTCAATAACCCGATGGGCGCTTGCCCGGAATGCGACGGTCTCGGTCATATCGAGTTCTTCGATCCGAAGCGCATTGTCGCCTTCCCTAACCTTTCACTCGCCAGCGGCGCGGTCAAAGGCTGGGACCGACGCAATCAGTTTTACTTCCAGATGCTGTCGAACCTGGCGGAGTACTACGACTTCGACATCGACATGCCATTCGAAAAGCTGCCGGAAGCCGCGCAGCAAGCGGTACTGTTCGGCTCCGGCAAGCAAAACATTCCATTCACCTATGTGAATGAAAAAGGCCGTACCGTCATCCGCGAACACACCTTCGAAGGCGTGGTCAACAATCTGCAACGTCGTTATCGTGAAACCGATTCGATGGCAGTGAAGGAAGAACTGGCCAAGTTCATCAATGAAAAAGAATGCCCAAGCTGCCAGGGTGCGCGCCTGCGCGTCGAGGCACGGAACGTGATGGTCGGCAACGGCAAGCAAAAGCGGGCGATTTTTGAAGTCGCGGCAACACCTTTGCGCCAGACCCTGGAATTCTTTGAAACCCTGGTGCTGACCGGTGCAAAGAAAGAAATCGCCGACCGCATCATCAAGGAAATCGTCTCGCGCCTGAAATTCCTCAACAACGTCGGCCTCGACTATCTGTCGCTGGAACGCAGCGCGGATACCTTGTCCGGCGGCGAGGCACAGCGTATCCGCCTTGCCTCGCAAATCGGTTCCGGCCTGACCGGTGTCATGTATGTATTGGATGAACCATCGATCGGTTTGCATCAGCGCGACAACGACAGGCTGATCGAAACCCTCAAGCATTTGCGCGACATCGGCAATAGCGTGCTGGTGGTTGAGCATGATGAAGATGCGATCCGCTGTGCCGACTATGTGGTCGATATGGGCATAGGTGCAGGCGTACACGGCGGTGAAGTGATTGCCGAAGGGACGTTGAAAGACATCCTGAAAAGCAAGAAGTCACTGACCGCGCAATACCTGAACGGCACACTTGGAATTGCCGTGCCGAAGAAACGCACGCCGCCGAATCCGAAGAAACAATTCGTGATTACCGGCGCCACCGGCAACAACCTGAAAAACGTCACACTGGAATTACCGGTCGGCTTGCTGACTTGCGTGACCGGTGTGTCAGGCTCGGGCAAGTCAACACTGGTCAACGATACGCTGTACCACGCAGCTTCGCGCCACCTGTATGGTTCGCAGGCAGAACCGGCACCGCATGATTCGATCAGCGGCTTCGAGCATTTCGACAAGGTCATCTCGGTCGACCAGGCACCTATCGGCCGCACACCGCGCTCGAATCCGGCTACCTATACCGGCTTGTTCACACCGATACGCGATCTGTTTGCCACGGTACCGACATCGAAGGAACGCGGTTATTCAGCAGGACGCTTCTCCTTCAACGTCAAGGGCGGACGCTGCGAAGCCTGCCAGGGCGATGGCGTGATCAAGGTTGAGATGCACTTCCTGCCGGACGTCTACGTTCCTTGCGACGTTTGCCATGGCAATCGCTACAACCGCGAAACTTTGGAAATCCAGTACAAGGGCAAGAACATCACCGAAGTACTGGGTATGACGGTAGAAGAAGCGCATGTCTTCTTCAAACCGGTTCCTGTCATCGCGCGCAAACTGCAAACCTTGCTGGATGTGGGCCTCGGTTATATCCGCCTCGGCCAAAGTGCAACCACGCTGTCCGGCGGTGAAGCGCAACGCGTCAAACTGTCGCTGGAATTGTCGAAACGCGATACCGGCCGCACCCTGTACATCCTGGATGAGCCGACTACCGGCCTGCACTTCCACGATATCGATTTGTTGCTGAAAGTCATACACAGGCTGCGCGACCAGGGCAATACCGTCGTCATCATTGAACACAATCTGGACGTGATCAAGACAGCCGACTGGCTGGTCGATATGGGCCCTGAAGGCGGCGCCGGCGGTGGTCAGGTAATTGGAGCCGGTACGCCGGAAGACCTGGCGAAGAATCCTGCCAGCTTTACCGGCAAGTATCTGGCTCCACTGCTCAAGCAAAAGAAATCGGCTGCTTAA
- a CDS encoding AEC family transporter codes for MEIFERILGIILPVFIIIALGYGYARLRGESVRSDMTAVNRVSMDVLCPLLVFTALAAKDFDLAHNGTLILAGALISLGSGLLAWPVARMFGYDVRSFVPPMMYNNCGNMGLPLAMLAFGASALGSAVALFMACNLVYFSVGIKIIESGRKGHDGVHVSPWKFLANPMMISMIIGMAFAIVHVPLPAPLFMAMKMLGDACIPLMLFALGVRMMDVSLKSWHIGLVGAAVCPIAGLIIAWLLDHVFSLNPEQRGQMFLFASLPPAVFCFMVAEQYKQEPDKVASIVLLGNVAALIFVPIGLWMGLPN; via the coding sequence ATGGAAATATTTGAACGCATCCTCGGCATTATCCTGCCGGTCTTTATCATCATCGCACTCGGCTACGGTTATGCCCGGCTACGCGGTGAATCTGTGCGTTCCGATATGACGGCCGTCAACCGGGTCAGCATGGATGTATTGTGTCCCTTGTTGGTATTTACCGCATTGGCGGCCAAGGATTTTGACCTTGCACATAACGGTACGCTGATCCTGGCGGGTGCATTGATTTCGCTGGGCTCGGGTTTGCTCGCATGGCCGGTGGCACGCATGTTTGGTTACGACGTACGCAGCTTCGTGCCGCCGATGATGTACAACAATTGCGGCAATATGGGTTTGCCACTGGCAATGCTGGCTTTCGGTGCATCGGCGCTGGGTTCCGCCGTCGCCTTGTTCATGGCTTGCAACCTGGTCTATTTCTCGGTCGGTATCAAGATCATAGAAAGTGGTCGTAAGGGCCATGACGGTGTACACGTCTCACCGTGGAAATTTCTCGCCAATCCGATGATGATTTCAATGATTATCGGTATGGCCTTTGCGATTGTGCATGTGCCTTTGCCGGCGCCGCTGTTCATGGCAATGAAGATGCTGGGCGATGCTTGTATCCCGCTGATGCTGTTTGCACTGGGTGTGCGCATGATGGACGTCAGCCTCAAGAGCTGGCATATCGGCTTGGTCGGCGCAGCGGTTTGCCCTATCGCCGGTTTGATCATTGCTTGGTTGCTCGATCATGTCTTCAGCCTGAATCCGGAACAGCGCGGCCAGATGTTCCTGTTCGCATCCTTGCCACCTGCCGTGTTTTGCTTCATGGTGGCGGAGCAGTACAAGCAGGAGCCGGACAAGGTGGCCTCTATCGTTTTGCTTGGTAACGTAGCGGCTTTGATCTTCGTGCCTATCGGTTTGTGGATGGGCTTGCCCAACTAA
- a CDS encoding glycosyltransferase family 39 protein, which translates to MNLNSTRSLYAGADPVRARQVFKWTFAITLLIKLWLAAYFPMTGDEAFFYQWGVFPDWGYSDHPPMVGWLLFVLNSVSSHPLSLRFFTVLLWSMIALGLVDLLRRISPFQEGVAYWLGTLFLVLPFSLLLNLVTTDTPLIFFIFLSGYCFIRGTMSEKTLWYVGAGIFLGCALLSKYFAGLLAIAYFVYLCRSRRGWLNLIVIALCSAPLFAITVAFNAHHCWSNVMFNMINRNENTELSLYTVGEYVLMMIYLITPWVFFKLLRSGGMMAQRGAIVVLFLVPFGLFLLLSMEKTIGLHWVLGFMPFLFLFIGTSSSAEDLRKYTKWTVWFAVPHFLFLAALILLPTSMWKDYALHDDIIFHKEAKTIVANLRKDLPAGASIMARAYTPAALLSYHADEYLPTFGQGKFHARQDDLLVDFKNYAGKTIRIFDRRAINPAELEPYFSSVTVHTMQVDGMTFWYADGKDFKYDVYRERILKTVADLYYRIPSFLPVYGCGFLERYDLPRPH; encoded by the coding sequence ATGAATTTGAATTCAACGCGTTCGCTGTACGCTGGCGCAGATCCGGTACGCGCGCGACAGGTTTTCAAGTGGACGTTTGCCATTACGCTGCTGATCAAGCTGTGGCTGGCAGCCTATTTCCCGATGACCGGCGATGAGGCTTTCTTCTATCAATGGGGCGTGTTCCCGGATTGGGGTTACTCGGACCATCCGCCTATGGTCGGTTGGTTACTGTTTGTCCTCAACAGCGTTTCCAGCCATCCCTTGTCGCTGCGCTTCTTCACAGTCCTGCTATGGAGCATGATCGCCCTTGGCCTGGTTGATCTTTTGCGTCGTATTTCGCCGTTCCAGGAAGGCGTCGCCTACTGGCTGGGTACGCTGTTCCTGGTCTTGCCGTTTTCGCTATTGCTGAACCTGGTCACCACCGATACTCCGCTGATTTTCTTTATCTTCCTGTCGGGTTACTGCTTCATACGCGGCACCATGTCGGAGAAGACGCTGTGGTACGTCGGTGCCGGCATTTTCCTCGGTTGTGCGCTGCTGTCGAAATACTTTGCCGGTTTGCTGGCAATCGCTTATTTCGTTTATCTGTGCCGCTCGCGTCGCGGCTGGCTGAACCTGATCGTCATCGCTTTGTGCTCGGCACCGCTGTTCGCCATTACCGTCGCATTCAATGCGCATCACTGCTGGTCGAACGTGATGTTCAATATGATTAACCGTAATGAAAACACTGAGTTGTCGCTATACACGGTCGGCGAATACGTGTTGATGATGATTTACCTGATCACGCCATGGGTCTTCTTCAAATTGCTGCGTTCCGGCGGCATGATGGCGCAGCGTGGTGCGATCGTGGTCCTGTTCCTGGTGCCGTTTGGCCTGTTCCTCTTGCTGTCGATGGAAAAGACCATAGGCTTGCACTGGGTGCTGGGCTTCATGCCTTTCCTGTTCCTGTTTATTGGTACCAGCAGCAGCGCCGAAGACTTGCGCAAATACACCAAATGGACGGTTTGGTTCGCCGTACCGCACTTCCTGTTCTTGGCCGCCCTCATCCTGCTGCCAACCTCGATGTGGAAAGACTATGCGCTGCATGACGACATCATCTTCCACAAGGAAGCAAAGACCATCGTAGCCAATCTGCGCAAGGATTTGCCTGCGGGCGCCAGCATCATGGCGCGTGCTTATACGCCTGCAGCATTGCTGTCGTATCACGCCGATGAATACCTGCCGACTTTCGGCCAGGGCAAGTTCCACGCGCGCCAGGACGATTTGCTGGTCGATTTCAAAAATTACGCGGGCAAGACCATCCGTATCTTTGATCGCCGCGCCATCAATCCGGCCGAGCTGGAGCCTTACTTCTCTTCGGTAACCGTGCACACGATGCAGGTTGACGGCATGACCTTCTGGTATGCCGATGGCAAGGACTTCAAATACGATGTCTATCGCGAGCGCATCCTGAAGACGGTGGCCGATTTGTATTACCGGATCCCGTCTTTCCTGCCGGTATATGGCTGCGGTTTCCTTGAGCGTTACGATTTGCCAAGACCGCACTAA
- a CDS encoding EamA family transporter — protein sequence MSQIAALGLAFFCVCLTAMAQVLLKMGMSTPAIQQALAGDMRSVFWLALSSPLIWGGMFCFGASAGLWLLVLGKLEVSMAYPLISLGVVLTTVAGIFILGESVSIYKVLGVALIITGVIVLSVKS from the coding sequence ATGAGTCAGATCGCGGCGCTGGGACTGGCATTTTTTTGCGTGTGCCTGACGGCAATGGCGCAGGTCCTGCTGAAGATGGGTATGTCGACACCTGCAATTCAGCAGGCGCTGGCCGGCGATATGCGTTCGGTTTTTTGGCTGGCCTTGAGTAGTCCGCTGATCTGGGGCGGCATGTTTTGTTTCGGTGCGAGTGCCGGATTGTGGTTGCTGGTGCTGGGCAAGCTGGAAGTCAGTATGGCTTACCCATTGATCTCGCTGGGCGTGGTGCTGACCACGGTGGCCGGGATTTTTATATTGGGTGAGTCTGTCAGTATTTATAAGGTGCTGGGTGTGGCCTTGATCATTACAGGTGTCATTGTCCTGTCGGTAAAGAGTTAA
- a CDS encoding UbiA family prenyltransferase, which yields MVPEVRPRCLVAGDVPLDAVLFLSPGGDLSISPSSFPDASLESPAVAHDSAAPYPARSASMFPLYVDLDGTLTYTDLLFESVLLLIKRNPLYLFLCVFWLLQGRGYLKAQIAKRITLDVALLPYNADLLAYLREQHAAGRRLVLASASDRYLVQAVADHLGIFSAVMGSDEATNLKSAAKLRVIEQDSGGSGFAYAGNSSADLAVWSQATEIIVVNASAGITAQAQKLKAPVLIIPPRPFKLRLVLKALRLHQWAKNALLFVPLLAAHELSGERWLSTLLAFVAFGMCASATYIVNDLFDLASDRAHPRKQARPFAAATLTIPFGIALIAILLPLSLWLAAAIDPAYLGLMLLYIVVTLLYSARLKQLAIIDVLVLASLYTHRILAGGVVSDVLISNWLLAVSLFMFLSLALVKRCAELEFMSGDGNVSLAGRGYRTSDLSYLISMGIASGFVAVMLLALYIDSQVGGEMYPHAEWLWLILPVVLFWIMRLWLKISRMEIHDDPLLFAITDRTSWVVAIVIGGIALAASLPGLA from the coding sequence GTGGTGCCGGAAGTCCGGCCGCGGTGCTTGGTCGCCGGCGATGTTCCCCTAGATGCAGTACTTTTCTTGTCCCCAGGTGGTGATTTGAGCATTTCCCCGAGCAGTTTTCCTGATGCGTCCCTTGAATCGCCCGCTGTTGCGCACGATTCCGCCGCTCCGTATCCTGCCCGGTCTGCTTCCATGTTCCCGCTGTACGTGGATCTGGACGGTACGCTGACTTATACCGATCTCTTGTTTGAATCGGTGCTGCTGCTGATCAAGCGCAATCCCCTTTATCTCTTCCTCTGCGTGTTCTGGTTGTTGCAAGGGCGCGGTTACCTGAAGGCGCAAATCGCCAAACGCATCACACTGGATGTTGCCTTATTGCCTTATAACGCCGACTTGCTGGCTTATCTGCGCGAGCAGCATGCGGCCGGACGCCGCCTCGTATTGGCCAGCGCTTCCGATCGTTATTTGGTGCAGGCGGTGGCAGATCACCTGGGCATTTTTTCTGCGGTGATGGGCAGCGATGAAGCGACCAACCTGAAGTCCGCGGCCAAGTTGCGGGTTATCGAACAAGATAGCGGCGGCAGTGGTTTTGCCTACGCCGGCAATAGCTCAGCTGATTTGGCCGTGTGGTCGCAGGCGACCGAGATTATCGTCGTGAATGCGTCGGCCGGCATCACCGCGCAAGCGCAGAAATTGAAAGCACCGGTACTCATCATCCCGCCACGTCCGTTTAAATTGCGCCTGGTACTCAAGGCCTTGCGCCTGCATCAATGGGCGAAGAACGCATTACTGTTTGTCCCTTTGCTGGCGGCACATGAACTGAGTGGTGAGCGCTGGCTGTCGACCTTGCTGGCTTTTGTTGCCTTTGGCATGTGTGCGTCGGCAACTTATATCGTGAATGATTTGTTCGACCTTGCATCGGATCGCGCGCATCCACGCAAGCAGGCGCGTCCTTTTGCCGCCGCGACCCTGACCATTCCTTTCGGTATCGCATTGATCGCGATCCTGCTGCCACTGTCCTTGTGGCTGGCGGCGGCGATTGATCCGGCTTACCTGGGTCTGATGCTCTTGTACATCGTCGTCACTTTGCTGTATTCGGCGCGCCTGAAGCAGCTTGCGATTATCGATGTACTGGTGCTGGCTTCGCTATACACGCACCGGATCCTGGCTGGTGGCGTCGTCAGTGATGTGTTGATTTCCAACTGGTTGCTGGCGGTGTCGCTGTTTATGTTCCTCAGCCTGGCGTTGGTCAAGCGCTGTGCCGAACTGGAATTCATGAGTGGCGACGGCAATGTTTCACTGGCAGGTCGTGGTTACCGTACCAGCGATTTGTCTTACCTGATCTCGATGGGCATTGCCAGCGGCTTTGTCGCGGTGATGTTGCTGGCCTTATATATAGACAGCCAGGTCGGTGGCGAGATGTATCCGCATGCAGAATGGTTGTGGCTGATATTGCCGGTTGTACTATTCTGGATCATGCGTTTATGGCTGAAAATTTCACGTATGGAAATCCATGATGATCCACTGTTGTTCGCGATCACTGACCGCACCAGTTGGGTGGTGGCGATAGTCATAGGCGGCATCGCGCTGGCCGCATCTTTGCCGGGGCTGGCATGA
- a CDS encoding monovalent cation:proton antiporter family protein has product MLSPLELTLLLLAAAVLGVVAFRMMHLPPMLGYLVVGILIGPYSLGWAEDNATTHALGEFGVVFLMFSIGLEFSLSKLLAMRRTVFGLGMAQVLLTIGATMVFGWLVAHFSARLSAISWQAALAIGGALAMSSTAIVSKLLTERLELESQHGRRIIGILLFQDLAVVPLLILIPALANPRGDLGTTLLWAALKAVIVLFLLLFIGHKLIRSWFRIVVKRRSQELFMLNLLLITLGAAWITEMAGLSLALGAFVAGMLISETEYKHQVEEDIKSFRDVLLGLFFITVGMLLNVRLVVEHWWLVLLLLSGVVLLKFGLIAFLARCFGAPVGVALRTGLALAQAGEFGFVLLNQVGGLNLVEPLILQLILASMVLSMLAAPLIIAKSDAIVMKLSANEWMVQSLALTQIATRTMATQQHVIIAGFGRSGQSLAKLLEAEGITYQALDMDPDRVSEAQAAGASVSYGDAGRRESLVAVGINRAAALVITYASTPSAMKVLHHMHDLAPNLPVIVRSHDDTDLDKLRAAGASEVVPEAMEGSLMLASHAMLTLGVPLRRVVHRVQAARSERYATLRGFFHGSSDVSDIADNTQVRLHSVALGETCKAVGKTLEESDLKEFGVEVTAVRRGKERLTVTPDMILMAGDTVVLRGGPEELARAETRLLKS; this is encoded by the coding sequence ATGCTTTCCCCATTAGAACTTACGCTCCTCTTGCTTGCGGCTGCGGTATTGGGCGTGGTGGCCTTCCGCATGATGCACTTGCCGCCCATGCTGGGTTACCTGGTGGTGGGGATTTTGATCGGGCCTTATTCATTGGGCTGGGCTGAAGACAATGCCACGACCCATGCGCTGGGCGAGTTTGGCGTGGTCTTCCTGATGTTTTCGATCGGGCTCGAGTTCTCCCTCTCCAAATTGCTTGCCATGCGGCGTACCGTGTTCGGCCTCGGCATGGCCCAGGTGCTGCTGACGATAGGCGCCACCATGGTGTTCGGCTGGCTGGTCGCGCATTTTTCCGCGCGGCTGAGTGCTATCAGCTGGCAGGCGGCGCTGGCTATAGGCGGCGCGTTGGCAATGTCATCTACCGCGATTGTTTCCAAGCTGTTAACAGAGCGCCTGGAACTGGAAAGCCAGCATGGACGCCGGATCATCGGCATTTTGCTATTCCAGGATCTGGCAGTAGTGCCTTTGCTGATCCTGATCCCGGCGCTGGCCAATCCGCGCGGTGACCTCGGTACGACCTTGTTGTGGGCCGCGCTGAAAGCCGTGATTGTGTTGTTCCTCTTGTTGTTCATCGGGCATAAATTAATCCGTAGCTGGTTCCGCATCGTCGTGAAGCGCCGCTCGCAGGAATTATTCATGCTGAACCTGTTGCTGATCACGCTGGGTGCTGCCTGGATTACTGAAATGGCTGGTCTGTCGCTGGCTTTGGGGGCGTTTGTCGCCGGCATGCTGATTTCCGAGACCGAATACAAACATCAGGTGGAAGAGGACATTAAATCCTTCCGCGACGTCCTGCTCGGCTTGTTCTTTATTACGGTCGGCATGTTATTGAATGTACGGCTGGTGGTCGAGCACTGGTGGCTGGTCCTGTTGCTCCTGAGCGGCGTGGTTTTGCTGAAATTCGGTTTGATTGCTTTTCTGGCAAGGTGTTTTGGTGCGCCGGTTGGTGTGGCTTTGCGTACCGGGCTGGCCTTGGCGCAAGCCGGTGAATTCGGTTTTGTCCTGCTGAACCAGGTGGGTGGCCTCAATCTGGTCGAGCCGTTGATTTTGCAACTGATACTGGCGTCTATGGTGCTGTCCATGCTGGCGGCGCCCCTGATCATCGCCAAATCCGATGCCATCGTGATGAAATTGTCGGCAAATGAATGGATGGTGCAATCGCTGGCCTTGACCCAGATCGCAACGCGTACGATGGCGACGCAACAACACGTGATCATTGCCGGCTTCGGCCGTAGCGGACAAAGCCTGGCCAAATTGCTGGAGGCCGAAGGGATTACCTATCAGGCTCTGGATATGGACCCGGATCGCGTGAGTGAGGCGCAGGCAGCGGGGGCCTCTGTGTCATATGGCGATGCCGGTCGGCGTGAGAGCCTGGTGGCAGTTGGTATTAATCGTGCGGCGGCGCTCGTCATTACATATGCGAGTACGCCTTCAGCCATGAAGGTTTTGCATCATATGCATGATCTGGCACCCAATTTGCCGGTAATTGTGCGTAGCCATGACGATACTGACCTGGATAAATTGCGCGCGGCCGGTGCGTCAGAGGTGGTGCCGGAAGCGATGGAGGGCAGCTTGATGCTGGCTTCGCACGCGATGTTGACGCTGGGCGTGCCTTTGCGACGCGTGGTGCACCGGGTGCAAGCGGCACGCAGTGAGCGTTATGCGACTTTGCGCGGCTTCTTTCACGGCAGCAGCGACGTCTCGGATATCGCTGACAACACGCAGGTGCGCCTGCACTCGGTCGCTTTGGGAGAAACCTGTAAAGCTGTTGGTAAAACGCTGGAAGAATCGGATCTCAAAGAGTTTGGGGTCGAAGTCACTGCCGTGCGACGTGGCAAGGAAAGGCTGACGGTAACGCCGGATATGATACTCATGGCAGGCGATACTGTCGTCCTGCGCGGCGGTCCCGAGGAACTTGCGCGGGCCGAAACGCGTCTGTTGAAATCCTGA